A stretch of Triticum aestivum cultivar Chinese Spring chromosome 1D, IWGSC CS RefSeq v2.1, whole genome shotgun sequence DNA encodes these proteins:
- the LOC123182129 gene encoding uncharacterized protein — translation MSLACLVCHGMNSPSHSLRSYSVSSSEEDNRCGAVVSCLTRRVMPTGSASVGTSKVTPFPSIAAGQGTEGTPRLQRSRAVSRDLVRDWNFDEAVVAN, via the coding sequence ATGAGTCTTGCTTGTCTCGTATGCCATGGCATGAACAGCCCCTCACACTCTCTTAGAAGCTACTCGGTGTCGAGTTCAGAGGAGGACAACCGATGCGGAGCTGTTGTTTCCTGCTTAACTCGGAGAGTAATGCCGACTGGATCTGCTAGTGTTGGGACATCAAAGGTGACCCCCTTTCCATCCATAGCGGCTGGTCAAGGCACCGAGGGCACTCCTCGCCTTCAACGAAGCCGTGCTGTGTCCAGGGACCTTGTCAGAGACTGGAACTTTGATGAAGCCGTCGTTGCAAACTAG
- the LOC123182128 gene encoding bifunctional aspartate aminotransferase and glutamate/aspartate-prephenate aminotransferase isoform X1: MAFSSLSTPSSSSPSSSFTLPTKPSPGAGSLSFSKASTGRFRMAAVRAEAVDTSISPRVSALRPSKTMAITDMASALRQAGVPVIGLAAGEPDFDTPAVIAEAGINAIRDGSTRYTPNAGTMELRKAICNKLQEENGLTYSPDQVLVSNGAKQCITQAVLAVCSPGDEVLIPAPFWVSYPEMARLAGATPVILPTSISDNFLLKPESLASVITEKSRLLILCSPSNPTGSVYPKELLEEIAAIVKKYPRLLVLSDEIYEHIIYHPAKHTSFAALPGMYDRTLTVNGFSKAFAMTGWRLGYLAAPKHFVSACGKIQSQYTSGASSISQKAGLAALNLGYAGGEAVSTMVKAFQERRDYLVRSFRELPGVKISEPQGAFYLFLDFSSYYGSEVEGFGTIKDSETLCMFLLEKAQVALVPGDAFGDDKGVRISYAAALSTLQSAMEKIKDAMSLLKAPAAVQ; encoded by the exons ATGGCGTTCTCCTCCCTCTccaccccttcctcctcctccccctcctcgtctTTCACCCTCCCCACCAAGCCCTCCCCGGGCGCAGgctccctctccttctccaa GGCGTCCACGGGGAGGTTCAGGATGGCGGCGGTGAGGGCGGAGGCGGTGGACACGTCCATCAGCCCGCGGGTGAGCGCGCTGCGGCCGTCCAAGACCATGGCCATCACCGACATGGCCAGCGCGCTGCGGCAGGCCGGGGTGCCCGTCATTGGACTCGCCGCTGGGGAGCCCGACTTCGACACGCCGGCGGTGATCGCCGAG GCTGGGATAAATGCAATCAGGGATGGGTCTACAAGGTACACACCTAATGCAGGGACTATGGAGCTGAGGAAAGCTATCTGCAACAAGCTTCAAG AGGAGAATGGTCTAACCTACAGCCCAGATCAGGTGCTAGTGAGCAATGGAGCTAAGCAGTGCATTACACAAGCTGTTCTTGCTGTTTGCTCACCTGGTGATGAG GTTTTGATACCAGCACCATTTTGGGTCAGCTATCCTGAAATGGCTAGGTTGGCTGGTGCAACACCAGTGATCCTCCCGACAAGCATATCAGACAATTTCCTGCTGAAGCCAGAGTCACTTGCCTCAGTGATCACTGAGAAATCAAGGCTCTTGATTCTATGCTCTCCATCTAATCCAACAGGCTCTGTGTATCCCAAGGAGCTGCTTGAGGAGATTGCTGCTATAGTCAAGAAGTATCCTAGGCTCCTG GTTCTATCTGATGAGATCTATGAGCATATTATCTATCATCCTGCTAAACACACAAGCTTTGCTGCATTACCTGGAATGTATGACAGGACATTAACTGTAAATGGGTTTTCTAAG GCTTTTGCTATGACTGGCTGGCGACTTGGATACTTAGCTGCCCCTAAACATTTTGTCTCAGCTTGTGGAAAGATCCAAAGCCAG TACACATCTGGTGCCAGTAGTATATCGCAGAAGGCAGGGCTTGCAGCCTTGAACCTTGGTTATGCCGGCGGTGAAGCAGTTTCAACCATGGTCAAAGCATTCCAGGAGCGCCGGGATTACCTTGTAAGAAGTTTCAGGGAACTGCCAGGAGTAAAAATATCAGAACCTCAG GGTGCTTTCTATTTGTTCCTCGACTTCAGCTCCTACTACGGATCCGAGGTAGAGGGTTTTGGCACTATCAAGGACTCTGAGACCCTCTGCATGTTCCTGCTAGAGAAAGCACAG GTCGCGCTTGTCCCCGGAGATGCATTTGGTGATGACAAGGGTGTTCGTATCTCCTACGCTGCCGCACTGTCAACGCTACAATCTGCCATGGAGAAGATAAAAGACGCAATGTCTCTGCTCAAGGCCCCTGCTGCGGTTCAATAA
- the LOC123182128 gene encoding bifunctional aspartate aminotransferase and glutamate/aspartate-prephenate aminotransferase isoform X2, with product MAAVRAEAVDTSISPRVSALRPSKTMAITDMASALRQAGVPVIGLAAGEPDFDTPAVIAEAGINAIRDGSTRYTPNAGTMELRKAICNKLQEENGLTYSPDQVLVSNGAKQCITQAVLAVCSPGDEVLIPAPFWVSYPEMARLAGATPVILPTSISDNFLLKPESLASVITEKSRLLILCSPSNPTGSVYPKELLEEIAAIVKKYPRLLVLSDEIYEHIIYHPAKHTSFAALPGMYDRTLTVNGFSKAFAMTGWRLGYLAAPKHFVSACGKIQSQYTSGASSISQKAGLAALNLGYAGGEAVSTMVKAFQERRDYLVRSFRELPGVKISEPQGAFYLFLDFSSYYGSEVEGFGTIKDSETLCMFLLEKAQVALVPGDAFGDDKGVRISYAAALSTLQSAMEKIKDAMSLLKAPAAVQ from the exons ATGGCGGCGGTGAGGGCGGAGGCGGTGGACACGTCCATCAGCCCGCGGGTGAGCGCGCTGCGGCCGTCCAAGACCATGGCCATCACCGACATGGCCAGCGCGCTGCGGCAGGCCGGGGTGCCCGTCATTGGACTCGCCGCTGGGGAGCCCGACTTCGACACGCCGGCGGTGATCGCCGAG GCTGGGATAAATGCAATCAGGGATGGGTCTACAAGGTACACACCTAATGCAGGGACTATGGAGCTGAGGAAAGCTATCTGCAACAAGCTTCAAG AGGAGAATGGTCTAACCTACAGCCCAGATCAGGTGCTAGTGAGCAATGGAGCTAAGCAGTGCATTACACAAGCTGTTCTTGCTGTTTGCTCACCTGGTGATGAG GTTTTGATACCAGCACCATTTTGGGTCAGCTATCCTGAAATGGCTAGGTTGGCTGGTGCAACACCAGTGATCCTCCCGACAAGCATATCAGACAATTTCCTGCTGAAGCCAGAGTCACTTGCCTCAGTGATCACTGAGAAATCAAGGCTCTTGATTCTATGCTCTCCATCTAATCCAACAGGCTCTGTGTATCCCAAGGAGCTGCTTGAGGAGATTGCTGCTATAGTCAAGAAGTATCCTAGGCTCCTG GTTCTATCTGATGAGATCTATGAGCATATTATCTATCATCCTGCTAAACACACAAGCTTTGCTGCATTACCTGGAATGTATGACAGGACATTAACTGTAAATGGGTTTTCTAAG GCTTTTGCTATGACTGGCTGGCGACTTGGATACTTAGCTGCCCCTAAACATTTTGTCTCAGCTTGTGGAAAGATCCAAAGCCAG TACACATCTGGTGCCAGTAGTATATCGCAGAAGGCAGGGCTTGCAGCCTTGAACCTTGGTTATGCCGGCGGTGAAGCAGTTTCAACCATGGTCAAAGCATTCCAGGAGCGCCGGGATTACCTTGTAAGAAGTTTCAGGGAACTGCCAGGAGTAAAAATATCAGAACCTCAG GGTGCTTTCTATTTGTTCCTCGACTTCAGCTCCTACTACGGATCCGAGGTAGAGGGTTTTGGCACTATCAAGGACTCTGAGACCCTCTGCATGTTCCTGCTAGAGAAAGCACAG GTCGCGCTTGTCCCCGGAGATGCATTTGGTGATGACAAGGGTGTTCGTATCTCCTACGCTGCCGCACTGTCAACGCTACAATCTGCCATGGAGAAGATAAAAGACGCAATGTCTCTGCTCAAGGCCCCTGCTGCGGTTCAATAA